The Bos taurus isolate L1 Dominette 01449 registration number 42190680 breed Hereford chromosome 18, ARS-UCD2.0, whole genome shotgun sequence genome has a window encoding:
- the CD22 gene encoding B-cell receptor CD22 isoform X2 codes for MRIQGKGVGIGAQEELSGRCQRPGGSKTNSSWPRLLPRHSTMHLLGPSLLLLEYLAFSDSAWNFRHPKTLYAWDGACVWIPCTYSSVKGGGHTLDNLTVYHNFTYDKKTKHYNGTILYNKSLKTKESTPSQERVQFLGNNRNNCTLLINPVKVNDSGLLGLRVTSGTDKWMASLNLSISESAPQPHIELHQEIREDQEVTVTCSLNFACRDYQVHLQWSLEGSVTTSTILSPERVATQSHLSFQPKWTHDGKNLTCQLWDPMKQRILSEKTVLLEVKHAPNLEIQVSPQEAIVTEGESVTMRCQVISSNPPHWSVSWFKDRTKLKEQGTTLVLPEVTRTMSGQYTCQVSNDVGSRQSDVVDLQVHYPPEPSWVQLSPSSIKEGVTVELTCMSVANPPPANYTWYFNEQEIPGKNGRTFQIPQVLVKHAGRYSCLAENSLGPGSVDREADLNVQYPPKGVTTVIQNPTPIREGDSVTLSCTFNSSNPRVTRYNWNSPGSQDHTSQKLTIQKVTWDAQPVKCEACNQWCSWSPSVNLNVLYAPRDVNIQISPNTEIQSEKRVLLQCQYSSSRPADVHFFWKKDGSLLKEGKTLTFGQIFPEDSGTYHCLVNNSIGQTSSKAYELQVLYAPRRLRVSISPKDGVVEGKTAVLTCESDANPPISHYDWFDGKNQDLHYYGQMLRLEPVKLQHAGSYWCRGTNRLGQSQSPPTTLTVYYSAATISRRAALGVGFCLAIFLLAIWGVKLQRSWKRIQRQQGLQESSSGQSFFVRNLKARRTPQAERPASLGCYNPVMEDAVSYATLSFPLGETDTRRLRDAGSSEMREIPPSRDDRVTYAVVQNCQVADYENVTPEVLDDEGIHYSELVHFGNGKRALAQEGVEYVTLKH; via the exons ATGAGGATACAG GGAAAAGGGGTTGGCATAGGTGCGCAAGAAGAGCTGTCTGGAAGATGTCAGCGACCAGGTGGCTCAAAGACAAACTCTTCCTGGCCCAGGCTCCTGCCTAGACACAGCACCATGCATCTCCTTGGCCCCTCGCTCCTGCTTCTCG AATACTTGGCTTTCTCTGACTCAGCCTGGAACTTTAGGCATCCTAAGACCCTCTATGCCTGGGATGGAGCCTGCGTCTGGATCCCTTGCACATACAGTTCGGTAAAGGGTGGTGGACACACCCTAGATAACCTGACTGTGTACCACAATTTTACGTATGACAAGAAGACCAAGCACTACAACGGGACCATCCTCTATAATAAGAGCCTGAAAACCAAGGAGTCTACCCCCAGTCAGGAAAGGGTACAATTCttgggaaacaacagaaacaattGTACCCTTCTCATCAATCCTGTCAAAGTCAATGACAGCGGCCTTCTGGGGCTGAGGGTGACATCGGGGACTGACAAATGGATGGCATCTCTAAACCTCAGCATCTCTG AGAGTGCTCCTCAACCCCACATAGAGCTCCATCAGGAAATCCGGGAGGACCAGGAAGTCACTGTCACCTGCTCACTGAATTTCGCCTGCCGTGATTACCAGGTCCATTTGCAGTGGTCCCTGGAGGGGTCTGTGACCACCTCTACCATCCTCTCCCCGGAGAGGGTCGCCACCCAGAGCCACCTCAGTTTCCAGCCCAAGTGGACTCATGATGGCAAGAACCTGACCTGCCAGCTCTGGGACCCCATGAAACAGCGGATACTCTCGGAGAAAACGGTGTTGCTGGAAGTGAAGC acgCACCAAATTTGGAGATCCAGGTCAGCCCCCAAGAAGCCATCGTCACAGAGGGCGAGTCTGTGACCATGAGGTGCCAGGTCATCAGCAGCAACCCGCCGCACTGGAGTGTGTCCTGGTTCAAGGACAGGACAAAACTGAAGGAGCAGGGGACAACACTCGTTCTGCCCGAAGTGACCAGGACGATGAGCGGGCAGTACACGTGCCAGGTCTCCAATGATGTGGGCTCAAGACAGTCAGATGTGGTGGATCTCCAGGTGCACT ATCCTCCAGAACCTTCCTGGGTTCAGCTCTCCCCCTCGTCAATTAAAGAAGGAGTTACAGTAGAGCTGACTTGTATGTCAGTAGCCAATCCTCCTCCAGCGAATTACACCTGGTACTTCAATGAGCAAGAAATACCCGGAAAGAACGGCAGGACCTTCCAGATCCCTCAAGTCCTCGTCAAGCATGCTGGGAGGTACTCCTGCTTGGCAGAAAATAGTCTTGGGCCTGGATCTGTTGACCGGGAAGCTGACTTGAACGTCCAGT ATCCCCCCAAGGGGGTCACCACGGTGATTCAAAACCCCACACCGATTCGAGAAGGAGACAGTGTGACCCTGTCCTGCACCTTCAATTCCAGTAACCCCAGAGTTACTCGATATAACTGGAATAGCCCAGGCTCCCAGGACCATACATCACAGAAGCTGACGATTCAAAAAGTCACCTGGGATGCACAGCCAGTCAAATGCGAAGCCTGTAACCAGTGGTGTTCGTGGTCTCCCTCTGTCAACCTGAACGTCCTCT ATGCCCCCAGGGACGTCAACATTCAGATCAGCCCTAATACAGAGATTCAATCTGAGAAGCGGGTCCTCCTCCAGTGTCAATACTCAAGTAGCCGTCCCGCGGACGTCCACTTCTTCTGGAAGAAAGATGGAAGCCTTCTGAAGGAAGGGAAGACACTTACCTTTGGCCAAATCTTTCCAGAAGATTCGGGAACCTACCACTGCTTGGTCAACAACTCCATAGGACAGACCTCATCTAAGGCCTATGAGCTCCAAGTGCTGT ATGCTCCCAGGAGGCTGCGTGTGTCCATCAGCCCGAAAGACGGGGTGGTGGAGGGGAAGACGGCAGTCCTGACCTGTGAGAGTGACGCCaaccctcccatctcccactaCGACTGGTTTGATGGGAAAAACCAAGACCTTCACTATTACGGTCAGATGCTGAGGTTGGAGCCTGTgaagctgcagcatgcaggcagCTACTGGTGCCGGGGGACCAACCGTCTGGGCCAGAGCCAGTCACCCCCCACCACCCTCACTGTCTACT ACAGTGCTGCCACCATCAGCAGGCGTGCGGCCTTGGGAGTGGGATTCTGCCTGGCCATCTTCCTTCTGGCCATCTGGGGAGTCAAGCTTCAGCGGAG TTGGAAGAGGATTCAGAGACAGCAGGGCCTTCAAGAAAGTTCCAGTGGACAGAGCTTCTTTGTGAGGAATTTAAAG GCTAGAAGGACCCCCCAAGCCGAACGCCCCGCCTCCCTGGGGTGCTACAACCCGGTGATGGAAGATGCAGTCAGCTATGCTACCTTGAGCTTTCCTCTTGGCGAGACTGACACTCGGAGACTTAG AGACGCAGGGAGCTCAGAGATGCGGGAAATTCCCCCAAGCAGGGACGACAGGGTCACCTATGCTGTGGTGCAGAACTGTCAAGTG GCCGACTATGAGAACGTGACTCCGGAGGTCCTAGATGATGAGGGCATTCATTACTCGGAGCTGGTCCATTTTGGGAATGGGAAGCGGGCACTGGCCCAGGAAGGAGTGGAATACGTGACCCTCAAGCACTGA
- the CD22 gene encoding B-cell receptor CD22 isoform X1 gives MDGWKKGRSASPTWCWADGRGMAYPEKAHELLEFPILLCNQSLFSGDQGKGVGIGAQEELSGRCQRPGGSKTNSSWPRLLPRHSTMHLLGPSLLLLEYLAFSDSAWNFRHPKTLYAWDGACVWIPCTYSSVKGGGHTLDNLTVYHNFTYDKKTKHYNGTILYNKSLKTKESTPSQERVQFLGNNRNNCTLLINPVKVNDSGLLGLRVTSGTDKWMASLNLSISESAPQPHIELHQEIREDQEVTVTCSLNFACRDYQVHLQWSLEGSVTTSTILSPERVATQSHLSFQPKWTHDGKNLTCQLWDPMKQRILSEKTVLLEVKHAPNLEIQVSPQEAIVTEGESVTMRCQVISSNPPHWSVSWFKDRTKLKEQGTTLVLPEVTRTMSGQYTCQVSNDVGSRQSDVVDLQVHYPPEPSWVQLSPSSIKEGVTVELTCMSVANPPPANYTWYFNEQEIPGKNGRTFQIPQVLVKHAGRYSCLAENSLGPGSVDREADLNVQYPPKGVTTVIQNPTPIREGDSVTLSCTFNSSNPRVTRYNWNSPGSQDHTSQKLTIQKVTWDAQPVKCEACNQWCSWSPSVNLNVLYAPRDVNIQISPNTEIQSEKRVLLQCQYSSSRPADVHFFWKKDGSLLKEGKTLTFGQIFPEDSGTYHCLVNNSIGQTSSKAYELQVLYAPRRLRVSISPKDGVVEGKTAVLTCESDANPPISHYDWFDGKNQDLHYYGQMLRLEPVKLQHAGSYWCRGTNRLGQSQSPPTTLTVYYSAATISRRAALGVGFCLAIFLLAIWGVKLQRSWKRIQRQQGLQESSSGQSFFVRNLKARRTPQAERPASLGCYNPVMEDAVSYATLSFPLGETDTRRLRDAGSSEMREIPPSRDDRVTYAVVQNCQVADYENVTPEVLDDEGIHYSELVHFGNGKRALAQEGVEYVTLKH, from the exons atggatggttggaagaaaggaagaagtgcTAGTCCTACATGGTGTTGGGCTGATGGGAGAGGCATGGCATATCCTGAAAAGGCCCATGAGCTTCTGGAATTCCCTATCCTGCTGTGCAACCAGTCACTGTTCTCTGGGGATCAGGGAAAAGGGGTTGGCATAGGTGCGCAAGAAGAGCTGTCTGGAAGATGTCAGCGACCAGGTGGCTCAAAGACAAACTCTTCCTGGCCCAGGCTCCTGCCTAGACACAGCACCATGCATCTCCTTGGCCCCTCGCTCCTGCTTCTCG AATACTTGGCTTTCTCTGACTCAGCCTGGAACTTTAGGCATCCTAAGACCCTCTATGCCTGGGATGGAGCCTGCGTCTGGATCCCTTGCACATACAGTTCGGTAAAGGGTGGTGGACACACCCTAGATAACCTGACTGTGTACCACAATTTTACGTATGACAAGAAGACCAAGCACTACAACGGGACCATCCTCTATAATAAGAGCCTGAAAACCAAGGAGTCTACCCCCAGTCAGGAAAGGGTACAATTCttgggaaacaacagaaacaattGTACCCTTCTCATCAATCCTGTCAAAGTCAATGACAGCGGCCTTCTGGGGCTGAGGGTGACATCGGGGACTGACAAATGGATGGCATCTCTAAACCTCAGCATCTCTG AGAGTGCTCCTCAACCCCACATAGAGCTCCATCAGGAAATCCGGGAGGACCAGGAAGTCACTGTCACCTGCTCACTGAATTTCGCCTGCCGTGATTACCAGGTCCATTTGCAGTGGTCCCTGGAGGGGTCTGTGACCACCTCTACCATCCTCTCCCCGGAGAGGGTCGCCACCCAGAGCCACCTCAGTTTCCAGCCCAAGTGGACTCATGATGGCAAGAACCTGACCTGCCAGCTCTGGGACCCCATGAAACAGCGGATACTCTCGGAGAAAACGGTGTTGCTGGAAGTGAAGC acgCACCAAATTTGGAGATCCAGGTCAGCCCCCAAGAAGCCATCGTCACAGAGGGCGAGTCTGTGACCATGAGGTGCCAGGTCATCAGCAGCAACCCGCCGCACTGGAGTGTGTCCTGGTTCAAGGACAGGACAAAACTGAAGGAGCAGGGGACAACACTCGTTCTGCCCGAAGTGACCAGGACGATGAGCGGGCAGTACACGTGCCAGGTCTCCAATGATGTGGGCTCAAGACAGTCAGATGTGGTGGATCTCCAGGTGCACT ATCCTCCAGAACCTTCCTGGGTTCAGCTCTCCCCCTCGTCAATTAAAGAAGGAGTTACAGTAGAGCTGACTTGTATGTCAGTAGCCAATCCTCCTCCAGCGAATTACACCTGGTACTTCAATGAGCAAGAAATACCCGGAAAGAACGGCAGGACCTTCCAGATCCCTCAAGTCCTCGTCAAGCATGCTGGGAGGTACTCCTGCTTGGCAGAAAATAGTCTTGGGCCTGGATCTGTTGACCGGGAAGCTGACTTGAACGTCCAGT ATCCCCCCAAGGGGGTCACCACGGTGATTCAAAACCCCACACCGATTCGAGAAGGAGACAGTGTGACCCTGTCCTGCACCTTCAATTCCAGTAACCCCAGAGTTACTCGATATAACTGGAATAGCCCAGGCTCCCAGGACCATACATCACAGAAGCTGACGATTCAAAAAGTCACCTGGGATGCACAGCCAGTCAAATGCGAAGCCTGTAACCAGTGGTGTTCGTGGTCTCCCTCTGTCAACCTGAACGTCCTCT ATGCCCCCAGGGACGTCAACATTCAGATCAGCCCTAATACAGAGATTCAATCTGAGAAGCGGGTCCTCCTCCAGTGTCAATACTCAAGTAGCCGTCCCGCGGACGTCCACTTCTTCTGGAAGAAAGATGGAAGCCTTCTGAAGGAAGGGAAGACACTTACCTTTGGCCAAATCTTTCCAGAAGATTCGGGAACCTACCACTGCTTGGTCAACAACTCCATAGGACAGACCTCATCTAAGGCCTATGAGCTCCAAGTGCTGT ATGCTCCCAGGAGGCTGCGTGTGTCCATCAGCCCGAAAGACGGGGTGGTGGAGGGGAAGACGGCAGTCCTGACCTGTGAGAGTGACGCCaaccctcccatctcccactaCGACTGGTTTGATGGGAAAAACCAAGACCTTCACTATTACGGTCAGATGCTGAGGTTGGAGCCTGTgaagctgcagcatgcaggcagCTACTGGTGCCGGGGGACCAACCGTCTGGGCCAGAGCCAGTCACCCCCCACCACCCTCACTGTCTACT ACAGTGCTGCCACCATCAGCAGGCGTGCGGCCTTGGGAGTGGGATTCTGCCTGGCCATCTTCCTTCTGGCCATCTGGGGAGTCAAGCTTCAGCGGAG TTGGAAGAGGATTCAGAGACAGCAGGGCCTTCAAGAAAGTTCCAGTGGACAGAGCTTCTTTGTGAGGAATTTAAAG GCTAGAAGGACCCCCCAAGCCGAACGCCCCGCCTCCCTGGGGTGCTACAACCCGGTGATGGAAGATGCAGTCAGCTATGCTACCTTGAGCTTTCCTCTTGGCGAGACTGACACTCGGAGACTTAG AGACGCAGGGAGCTCAGAGATGCGGGAAATTCCCCCAAGCAGGGACGACAGGGTCACCTATGCTGTGGTGCAGAACTGTCAAGTG GCCGACTATGAGAACGTGACTCCGGAGGTCCTAGATGATGAGGGCATTCATTACTCGGAGCTGGTCCATTTTGGGAATGGGAAGCGGGCACTGGCCCAGGAAGGAGTGGAATACGTGACCCTCAAGCACTGA
- the CD22 gene encoding B-cell receptor CD22 isoform X5 — protein sequence MDGWKKGRSASPTWCWADGRGMAYPEKAHELLEFPILLCNQSLFSGDQGKGVGIGAQEELSGRCQRPGGSKTNSSWPRLLPRHSTMHLLGPSLLLLEYLAFSDSAWNFRHPKTLYAWDGACVWIPCTYSSVKGGGHTLDNLTVYHNFTYDKKTKHYNGTILYNKSLKTKESTPSQERVQFLGNNRNNCTLLINPVKVNDSGLLGLRVTSGTDKWMASLNLSISESAPQPHIELHQEIREDQEVTVTCSLNFACRDYQVHLQWSLEGSVTTSTILSPERVATQSHLSFQPKWTHDGKNLTCQLWDPMKQRILSEKTVLLEVKHPPKGVTTVIQNPTPIREGDSVTLSCTFNSSNPRVTRYNWNSPGSQDHTSQKLTIQKVTWDAQPVKCEACNQWCSWSPSVNLNVLYAPRDVNIQISPNTEIQSEKRVLLQCQYSSSRPADVHFFWKKDGSLLKEGKTLTFGQIFPEDSGTYHCLVNNSIGQTSSKAYELQVLYAPRRLRVSISPKDGVVEGKTAVLTCESDANPPISHYDWFDGKNQDLHYYGQMLRLEPVKLQHAGSYWCRGTNRLGQSQSPPTTLTVYYSAATISRRAALGVGFCLAIFLLAIWGVKLQRSWKRIQRQQGLQESSSGQSFFVRNLKARRTPQAERPASLGCYNPVMEDAVSYATLSFPLGETDTRRLRDAGSSEMREIPPSRDDRVTYAVVQNCQVADYENVTPEVLDDEGIHYSELVHFGNGKRALAQEGVEYVTLKH from the exons atggatggttggaagaaaggaagaagtgcTAGTCCTACATGGTGTTGGGCTGATGGGAGAGGCATGGCATATCCTGAAAAGGCCCATGAGCTTCTGGAATTCCCTATCCTGCTGTGCAACCAGTCACTGTTCTCTGGGGATCAGGGAAAAGGGGTTGGCATAGGTGCGCAAGAAGAGCTGTCTGGAAGATGTCAGCGACCAGGTGGCTCAAAGACAAACTCTTCCTGGCCCAGGCTCCTGCCTAGACACAGCACCATGCATCTCCTTGGCCCCTCGCTCCTGCTTCTCG AATACTTGGCTTTCTCTGACTCAGCCTGGAACTTTAGGCATCCTAAGACCCTCTATGCCTGGGATGGAGCCTGCGTCTGGATCCCTTGCACATACAGTTCGGTAAAGGGTGGTGGACACACCCTAGATAACCTGACTGTGTACCACAATTTTACGTATGACAAGAAGACCAAGCACTACAACGGGACCATCCTCTATAATAAGAGCCTGAAAACCAAGGAGTCTACCCCCAGTCAGGAAAGGGTACAATTCttgggaaacaacagaaacaattGTACCCTTCTCATCAATCCTGTCAAAGTCAATGACAGCGGCCTTCTGGGGCTGAGGGTGACATCGGGGACTGACAAATGGATGGCATCTCTAAACCTCAGCATCTCTG AGAGTGCTCCTCAACCCCACATAGAGCTCCATCAGGAAATCCGGGAGGACCAGGAAGTCACTGTCACCTGCTCACTGAATTTCGCCTGCCGTGATTACCAGGTCCATTTGCAGTGGTCCCTGGAGGGGTCTGTGACCACCTCTACCATCCTCTCCCCGGAGAGGGTCGCCACCCAGAGCCACCTCAGTTTCCAGCCCAAGTGGACTCATGATGGCAAGAACCTGACCTGCCAGCTCTGGGACCCCATGAAACAGCGGATACTCTCGGAGAAAACGGTGTTGCTGGAAGTGAAGC ATCCCCCCAAGGGGGTCACCACGGTGATTCAAAACCCCACACCGATTCGAGAAGGAGACAGTGTGACCCTGTCCTGCACCTTCAATTCCAGTAACCCCAGAGTTACTCGATATAACTGGAATAGCCCAGGCTCCCAGGACCATACATCACAGAAGCTGACGATTCAAAAAGTCACCTGGGATGCACAGCCAGTCAAATGCGAAGCCTGTAACCAGTGGTGTTCGTGGTCTCCCTCTGTCAACCTGAACGTCCTCT ATGCCCCCAGGGACGTCAACATTCAGATCAGCCCTAATACAGAGATTCAATCTGAGAAGCGGGTCCTCCTCCAGTGTCAATACTCAAGTAGCCGTCCCGCGGACGTCCACTTCTTCTGGAAGAAAGATGGAAGCCTTCTGAAGGAAGGGAAGACACTTACCTTTGGCCAAATCTTTCCAGAAGATTCGGGAACCTACCACTGCTTGGTCAACAACTCCATAGGACAGACCTCATCTAAGGCCTATGAGCTCCAAGTGCTGT ATGCTCCCAGGAGGCTGCGTGTGTCCATCAGCCCGAAAGACGGGGTGGTGGAGGGGAAGACGGCAGTCCTGACCTGTGAGAGTGACGCCaaccctcccatctcccactaCGACTGGTTTGATGGGAAAAACCAAGACCTTCACTATTACGGTCAGATGCTGAGGTTGGAGCCTGTgaagctgcagcatgcaggcagCTACTGGTGCCGGGGGACCAACCGTCTGGGCCAGAGCCAGTCACCCCCCACCACCCTCACTGTCTACT ACAGTGCTGCCACCATCAGCAGGCGTGCGGCCTTGGGAGTGGGATTCTGCCTGGCCATCTTCCTTCTGGCCATCTGGGGAGTCAAGCTTCAGCGGAG TTGGAAGAGGATTCAGAGACAGCAGGGCCTTCAAGAAAGTTCCAGTGGACAGAGCTTCTTTGTGAGGAATTTAAAG GCTAGAAGGACCCCCCAAGCCGAACGCCCCGCCTCCCTGGGGTGCTACAACCCGGTGATGGAAGATGCAGTCAGCTATGCTACCTTGAGCTTTCCTCTTGGCGAGACTGACACTCGGAGACTTAG AGACGCAGGGAGCTCAGAGATGCGGGAAATTCCCCCAAGCAGGGACGACAGGGTCACCTATGCTGTGGTGCAGAACTGTCAAGTG GCCGACTATGAGAACGTGACTCCGGAGGTCCTAGATGATGAGGGCATTCATTACTCGGAGCTGGTCCATTTTGGGAATGGGAAGCGGGCACTGGCCCAGGAAGGAGTGGAATACGTGACCCTCAAGCACTGA
- the CD22 gene encoding B-cell receptor CD22 isoform X3, translating into MDGWKKGRSASPTWCWADGRGMAYPEKAHELLEFPILLCNQSLFSGDQGKGVGIGAQEELSGRCQRPGGSKTNSSWPRLLPRHSTMHLLGPSLLLLEYLAFSDSAWNFRHPKTLYAWDGACVWIPCTYSSVKGGGHTLDNLTVYHNFTYDKKTKHYNGTILYNKSLKTKESTPSQERVQFLGNNRNNCTLLINPVKVNDSGLLGLRVTSGTDKWMASLNLSISESAPQPHIELHQEIREDQEVTVTCSLNFACRDYQVHLQWSLEGSVTTSTILSPERVATQSHLSFQPKWTHDGKNLTCQLWDPMKQRILSEKTVLLEVKHAPNLEIQVSPQEAIVTEGESVTMRCQVISSNPPHWSVSWFKDRTKLKEQGTTLVLPEVTRTMSGQYTCQVSNDVGSRQSDVVDLQVHYPPEPSWVQLSPSSIKEGVTVELTCMSVANPPPANYTWYFNEQEIPGKNGRTFQIPQVLVKHAGRYSCLAENSLGPGSVDREADLNVQYPPKGVTTVIQNPTPIREGDSVTLSCTFNSSNPRVTRYNWNSPGSQDHTSQKLTIQKVTWDAQPVKCEACNQWCSWSPSVNLNVLYSGTYHCLVNNSIGQTSSKAYELQVLYAPRRLRVSISPKDGVVEGKTAVLTCESDANPPISHYDWFDGKNQDLHYYGQMLRLEPVKLQHAGSYWCRGTNRLGQSQSPPTTLTVYYSAATISRRAALGVGFCLAIFLLAIWGVKLQRSWKRIQRQQGLQESSSGQSFFVRNLKARRTPQAERPASLGCYNPVMEDAVSYATLSFPLGETDTRRLRDAGSSEMREIPPSRDDRVTYAVVQNCQVADYENVTPEVLDDEGIHYSELVHFGNGKRALAQEGVEYVTLKH; encoded by the exons atggatggttggaagaaaggaagaagtgcTAGTCCTACATGGTGTTGGGCTGATGGGAGAGGCATGGCATATCCTGAAAAGGCCCATGAGCTTCTGGAATTCCCTATCCTGCTGTGCAACCAGTCACTGTTCTCTGGGGATCAGGGAAAAGGGGTTGGCATAGGTGCGCAAGAAGAGCTGTCTGGAAGATGTCAGCGACCAGGTGGCTCAAAGACAAACTCTTCCTGGCCCAGGCTCCTGCCTAGACACAGCACCATGCATCTCCTTGGCCCCTCGCTCCTGCTTCTCG AATACTTGGCTTTCTCTGACTCAGCCTGGAACTTTAGGCATCCTAAGACCCTCTATGCCTGGGATGGAGCCTGCGTCTGGATCCCTTGCACATACAGTTCGGTAAAGGGTGGTGGACACACCCTAGATAACCTGACTGTGTACCACAATTTTACGTATGACAAGAAGACCAAGCACTACAACGGGACCATCCTCTATAATAAGAGCCTGAAAACCAAGGAGTCTACCCCCAGTCAGGAAAGGGTACAATTCttgggaaacaacagaaacaattGTACCCTTCTCATCAATCCTGTCAAAGTCAATGACAGCGGCCTTCTGGGGCTGAGGGTGACATCGGGGACTGACAAATGGATGGCATCTCTAAACCTCAGCATCTCTG AGAGTGCTCCTCAACCCCACATAGAGCTCCATCAGGAAATCCGGGAGGACCAGGAAGTCACTGTCACCTGCTCACTGAATTTCGCCTGCCGTGATTACCAGGTCCATTTGCAGTGGTCCCTGGAGGGGTCTGTGACCACCTCTACCATCCTCTCCCCGGAGAGGGTCGCCACCCAGAGCCACCTCAGTTTCCAGCCCAAGTGGACTCATGATGGCAAGAACCTGACCTGCCAGCTCTGGGACCCCATGAAACAGCGGATACTCTCGGAGAAAACGGTGTTGCTGGAAGTGAAGC acgCACCAAATTTGGAGATCCAGGTCAGCCCCCAAGAAGCCATCGTCACAGAGGGCGAGTCTGTGACCATGAGGTGCCAGGTCATCAGCAGCAACCCGCCGCACTGGAGTGTGTCCTGGTTCAAGGACAGGACAAAACTGAAGGAGCAGGGGACAACACTCGTTCTGCCCGAAGTGACCAGGACGATGAGCGGGCAGTACACGTGCCAGGTCTCCAATGATGTGGGCTCAAGACAGTCAGATGTGGTGGATCTCCAGGTGCACT ATCCTCCAGAACCTTCCTGGGTTCAGCTCTCCCCCTCGTCAATTAAAGAAGGAGTTACAGTAGAGCTGACTTGTATGTCAGTAGCCAATCCTCCTCCAGCGAATTACACCTGGTACTTCAATGAGCAAGAAATACCCGGAAAGAACGGCAGGACCTTCCAGATCCCTCAAGTCCTCGTCAAGCATGCTGGGAGGTACTCCTGCTTGGCAGAAAATAGTCTTGGGCCTGGATCTGTTGACCGGGAAGCTGACTTGAACGTCCAGT ATCCCCCCAAGGGGGTCACCACGGTGATTCAAAACCCCACACCGATTCGAGAAGGAGACAGTGTGACCCTGTCCTGCACCTTCAATTCCAGTAACCCCAGAGTTACTCGATATAACTGGAATAGCCCAGGCTCCCAGGACCATACATCACAGAAGCTGACGATTCAAAAAGTCACCTGGGATGCACAGCCAGTCAAATGCGAAGCCTGTAACCAGTGGTGTTCGTGGTCTCCCTCTGTCAACCTGAACGTCCTCT ATTCGGGAACCTACCACTGCTTGGTCAACAACTCCATAGGACAGACCTCATCTAAGGCCTATGAGCTCCAAGTGCTGT ATGCTCCCAGGAGGCTGCGTGTGTCCATCAGCCCGAAAGACGGGGTGGTGGAGGGGAAGACGGCAGTCCTGACCTGTGAGAGTGACGCCaaccctcccatctcccactaCGACTGGTTTGATGGGAAAAACCAAGACCTTCACTATTACGGTCAGATGCTGAGGTTGGAGCCTGTgaagctgcagcatgcaggcagCTACTGGTGCCGGGGGACCAACCGTCTGGGCCAGAGCCAGTCACCCCCCACCACCCTCACTGTCTACT ACAGTGCTGCCACCATCAGCAGGCGTGCGGCCTTGGGAGTGGGATTCTGCCTGGCCATCTTCCTTCTGGCCATCTGGGGAGTCAAGCTTCAGCGGAG TTGGAAGAGGATTCAGAGACAGCAGGGCCTTCAAGAAAGTTCCAGTGGACAGAGCTTCTTTGTGAGGAATTTAAAG GCTAGAAGGACCCCCCAAGCCGAACGCCCCGCCTCCCTGGGGTGCTACAACCCGGTGATGGAAGATGCAGTCAGCTATGCTACCTTGAGCTTTCCTCTTGGCGAGACTGACACTCGGAGACTTAG AGACGCAGGGAGCTCAGAGATGCGGGAAATTCCCCCAAGCAGGGACGACAGGGTCACCTATGCTGTGGTGCAGAACTGTCAAGTG GCCGACTATGAGAACGTGACTCCGGAGGTCCTAGATGATGAGGGCATTCATTACTCGGAGCTGGTCCATTTTGGGAATGGGAAGCGGGCACTGGCCCAGGAAGGAGTGGAATACGTGACCCTCAAGCACTGA